The Tenebrio molitor chromosome 3, icTenMoli1.1, whole genome shotgun sequence genome contains a region encoding:
- the LOC138126311 gene encoding kynurenine aminotransferase-like — protein MVVRNLLLKDFLRSFLNYSIKQCTRNIRLSLANASSDIDDKFKLPSRYAGSEQSIWVEYLELFLKYKPLNLGHGFPDYCSQKLVVAALAEVANSDNDLIHQYTRGFGHPRTVTAIAKLYSRLIDRQINPDTEVLVTIGGYEALFSIINGHIDFGDEVIIIEPYFDCYEPMVRYAGGISRFIPLRRANKDSSTDWVLDKKELECLFNSKTKIIIVNTPHNPFGKVYKKEELAHVADLCKKWNVLCIVDEVYEWIVYEPNEHIRMTTLPGMWERTITVGSIGKTFGVTGWKMGWAYGPANLMVNLQMVHQNCIYTGVAPIQEAAAIAFEKAMTNLNQKNCVFKSTSKELIVKRNYMAKILCDAGMEPLIPEGGYFMIADWTPLESQVDLSSEKDKFKDYRFTKWMIKNVGLGAIPPSAFFSQEHKYLGENFVRYCFFKKDENLQKAAEILKKWKTERNK, from the coding sequence ATGGTTGTAAGAAACCTACTACTCAAGGACTTTTTACGTTCGTTTCTAAATTATTCTATCAAACAGTGCACTCGAAACATTCGTTTGTCACTTGCGAACGCATCATCAGACATTGACGACAAGTTCAAATTACCATCAAGATACGCAGGAAGTGAACAGAGCATCTGGGTGGAGTATCttgaattgtttttaaaatacaaaccTTTAAATTTAGGACACGGATTCCCAGATTATTGTTCACAAAAACTCGTCGTCGCCGCATTGGCAGAAGTTGCTAACAGTGATAATGACTTAATTCATCAATATACAAGAGGATTTGGTCATCCGCGTACGGTTACCGCTATTGCTAAATTATATTCTAGACTAATTGATCGTCAAATTAATCCTGACACTGAGGTCCTCGTCACAATTGGAGGCTACGAAGCCCTCTTTTCGATAATAAACGGACATATAGATTTTGGCGATGAAGTCATTATCATTGAACCGTATTTTGATTGTTACGAACCCATGGTGAGGTACGCTGGTGGTATATCGAGATTCATACCGTTGAGAAGAGCGAACAAAGACTCCTCGACAGACTGGGTTTTGGACAAGAAAGAGTTAGAGTGCctttttaattctaaaacaaaaattataatcgtGAACACTCCCCACAATCCTTTCgggaaagtttataaaaaagagGAACTGGCACACGTAGCGGATTTGTGTAAGAAATGGAATGTTCTATGCATTGTTGATGAAGTGTACGAGTGGATAGTCTACGAACCAAATGAACACATCAGGATGACCACCTTGCCCGGCATGTGGGAAAGAACAATCACAGTTGGTTCCATTGGAAAAACGTTCGGTGTTACTGGATGGAAAATGGGTTGGGCTTATGGTCCTGCAAACCTGATGGTCAATCTGCAGATGGTCCACCAGAATTGCATCTACACGGGCGTCGCACCCATACAAGAAGCCGCAGCCATCGCTTTCGAGAAAGCGATGACTAATTtgaaccaaaaaaattgtgtatttaAGTCAACATCCAAAGAGCTTATAGTTAAAAGAAACTACATGGCAAAGATTTTGTGTGACGCTGGTATGGAACCATTGATTCCTGAAGGCGGATACTTTATGATTGCTGACTGGACTCCTTTAGAATCTCAAGTAGATCTCAGTTCCGAGAAAGACAAATTCAAGGACTACCGTTTTACCAAATGGATGATTAAAAATGTGGGATTGGGTGCAATTCCCCCAAGTGCATTTTTTAGCCAAGAACATAAGTATTTGGGTGAAAATTTTGTCcgatattgtttttttaaaaaagacgAGAACTTGCAGAAAGCAGCCGAAATActgaaaaaatggaaaactgaaagaaataaatga